The Styela clava chromosome 3, kaStyClav1.hap1.2, whole genome shotgun sequence genome includes the window gtaattctttattttgcatCGTTAGCCCCACTCTTCAagtttcctattataaaatgactttttaaatatatatggaaagaactataacaccataataaacaatcttgattagctaataatcgttattcggccgaggaagtgcgcgtttaaggatgccgaaatataatttctggaaagaccggacccaaattaTTTTAGAGTTTTGTATGCGGAACTTCGGTCAAaacagttgagtagccctgatcaaCTCAGCAGTGTGGTGGCGCATCGTGCGTTAGTAATTTCATACAAGGCATAAGACAGGAATCCACCTCTCTGCCCAAACTCCAACAGTCTAAAACTTCAATTGACTGTTATGGACTCCTCGGTTCACAAACAACTTTCATACCTGGCATGGACCGGTAAGCGGATAGTGGTTCACCACATGATTAAGCCTCTCCACCTGgaaaaatttgtaaatcctatcctatgtacTCAGCATTTTAAACAGCCTACACTCCTGAACACACAGATGAGGCAACAGGATGCGAAttaactaaaatttttattttatttttctccaGCCCAAATAAACGTATGTGGCTACATAAATTGAACAAAGTTTTCATAAGAAATTGAAATAGTTGAActtgtttgaaaaatttcagcgtcgaaaaacaaaatttggctTCATAGTGGGGATCAGTACCAGGGTTGTTTCTGTCTTACTCACACAGCTGGCATTTCatgatatataaataaattgggcCAATGTTACAATTATCTATACCGAGTTACCCAACAAGAAATTTTATTGTCTTGAGGCAGGGAATATTTGTGTGGTATTTCTAATATTCTTGACTTTAGTATTAATGTAATACATATTATGGCACATTGGTGTCCCAGTATGAATGAAACCCATTAATTCAATTACCAATTATGTTggtttcaattatatttaaattatataaagAGCAGAGTGCATGTCGAATGTATCACTAGATAACTATCCAATATATATCAGAAACCAGAGTTTTCATACATATCGAGACAGAGGaatgaaaagtttcaaaataacgAATGTagcaaaaaactgaaaatctatAATAATACAGACAATATTGATTATATTCTCGAACACTAAGAAGCAATCGACATAGTTTAGCTGGCATTTCAAAATCTTAATCCTGCAAAACAACATCAGCAAACGATAGTTTTGCCAACTTTTAAATTGTCTTTAAAGACAAACCTCACCAGGCACACAGAGAACCAGTAAAGAGCAAATGTTTGTTTACTTCAGCCAATATTTTAATTGTCTATGTAGAAGGGCCTACCGTAATCAGAGAGGAGAGTTACAAACTAGGTTTTAGATGTTTACAGAAACAGCACACgcagagcagggctactcaactagcGTTCCCAATCCGGACTTTCCGCGTATTTGATTTGGACCGCaactaattctttattttggatcaacATTCCCACTTTTGAATTTTCCTTTTATAATATcccttttatagatttaaaaatatacgaaaagaactataacgccataaaaaacgatcttgattagctaattaTCATAAGTCGGCCGAGAAAGTGCATGTTCAAGGATGCCcaaatataatttctgaaaagaccggacccaaatatttttcaagttttgtatgcggatcttcggtaaaaatagttgagtagctctgatgcagagcaggggtgtgcaacctttttcatgagcgggccaaatacaagtaaccgGGTGAAGCCGTGGGCCGCACCTTTTAgaagttgcaagcacaaaaattgcttatttttactAATGTTCTTACGGCACTATTAGGCTTTCTTGCAAAAATGGTGAGTTAAAACGCATGGGCGTCTGTTATTTTGAGAAActgttatttaaatttaaaccaCTTCAGTGAGGAAcacatttttgtaatataaatcttCCATTTTGCTAGCAGAATATACCGGATTATCCGAACTTAATACTCGTTACGCGAGCATACAATTCAAAAACTGTTTTTTcatcgcgggccgcacaattttttttttcgggcCGCAGTGTGCACACCCCTGATACAGAGGGGCAAACAATATATTGCAGTCAATGTTTAAATTGTCTACTTGAAAGGGCCTAATTAGTATAGAGATTGAAATAACGCACACACAACTTTTAGTTGCAAACTaagtttttccaatttttcaaatatcccaaaACAGCACAGACCTGGTATGGTGCAAATGGTTCAGTTGGCAATGtttcaaaagaaaatagaaTATTTAATTTCCTACGGATGATTAGTATAGCAGCTGGAATTAAATTTCTCACAGACTGGAAATATCCTACTCTATTGGGTCAAAAAAATTTACACTGATTGTAGCACACTGAGAGGCGACACCAGACTTTCAGAGAATCGATGTAATTCCAAATccccaaaaaatattaaatttagcaataattcaacatatttttctaaaaattagaaaaatcattCAATCTGGatttaatttacatttttaaatcTCCAAAACAGAGCAAAGTTAGAGACGCTAGACTAGTGAGAACTATTAAGTAGCCGATAGAAACCCAAATTCCTTAAAAAACTACCCAGTAGTACTGCTATAGCAATGTGAAACtagtaaaacaacaaaatttcgcTATCTTTCATGAAAACAAGATGAGCTAGCATGGGCTAATAAAAAAGGGAGATTATATGCTAGAGGGCAGTGGAGATGCAAAAAGAAACTAAACACGAGGGGTGATAGAGAGTTTTTCTAGTGGGAGAGAAACATAGGAGGGCAGTAGAGGGTTTTTTCCCAGTGGGAGAACACAAAATTTTGCAGAGACCAAACATAAGAAGGCAGTAGAGAGTTCTTTCAGTGGGGGCAAAGAACACAAAATGCTGCCGAAACTATAAACAAGGAGGCAGTAGAGAGATTTTTCACCAGTGGGGCGGAAGAACACAAAATGCTACCGAAACTATACACAAGCAGGCAGTAGAGAGTATTTTTTCCAGTGGGGTGAAATAACACAAAATACTGCCGAGACTATACACAAAGAGGCACAAGAGAGTATTTCCGGTGGGAGTAATGACCATAAAATTCTGCCGAGTTTATTGCCATCAAAGAAAGGCTGAGAGTGGCAACACTTCGACCATACATAAGATtgagtatattttttttcaaaaggtGGGAGGgggatttttttaaattaatcatCCTCTTCCTCTGGTAAAGGTGCATTGGCAGCCTGAGCAAGTTCCGCGTCCCATTTTTTAATCATTTCTTGATCTACGCTGACCTCTGGTGGTTGCAGAGCAGGCATTTCCGCAAATTCGAGGTTGGCGTCTCCGCATAATTTTCGTGCCAACCAAAGAAACggtttttcaaaattgtaattgGACTTGGCCGAAACATCATAGTACTGCAAATTCTTTTTTCGATGGAAAACGATTGCCTTTGCTTTCACTTTGCGATCTTTAATGTCGACCtgagtaaaaataaatggaaaaagATCAGCTCGGCGGTAATCTAGTGCTGAgagttagaaatacgctcgcacctctgattaccctgcatggatTCGGCACTACAAAACCTGTGAGAGAGAATTacatgcgagaggattgctcgaCACCTCACTGTCTTGAGGTAGTTCATGTAACATCAGGTCAGCTACGGCTTACTTCATCATCAAGTTCAAACTATGATTAGATATTAGCTTGAAGGCACCTATTacttctttttaattttttaaacgagttttttttcaaatttcaacatCCGTATTTTTGTCTTGACACCATTAAAatgtattagaactaaaataggaaaattggaataaaattatgacctaacctggtacacgtactacgttccagtgtccgccatcttggttcacatacttcggcgggagtacccaaaaaaaTATTGGCATAATGGGGCACTAGGCGAATTTCAAATCCTTAGGCGTACTTTTCTTTCCAAAAATTTGCCTAATGTATCATTCAGGTAGAACTCCATGCTTTATTACCTACACTAAAATACCAACAGCGATATTGCATCAAAAACCGTTGCACCTTATAGCCTAATGTGCCCTGGGTATGGATAAAAACCCGATCAAAGCAGtgcagtaataaaaatcaagTGGCCTACCTTATTTCCAACCATCACGATGGGAATATTCTCACAAACTCGAACCAGATCGCGATGCCAGTTAGGTACGTTCTTGTACGTAATACGGGACGTCACGTCAAACATAATAATCGCACATTGACCCTGTCAATCGAGAAAATAAAGTTATGAACTGTAAAAAGacttttaaacaaaaaattcgttaaacatgcaaaaaccatcCCAAACTTGAAAAAAACTCATAAAAACAGGCCAAAACCATTAAATACCCCCTGAAAACTGACATTCcgttttattcaattcaattttattctcCCTAATAGTATTTGCCATCCTGGGTTCCTTGCATTGGAAAACCTCACAATTTTGACATAGGCttgataacaaaatattttgtgagTGCAAGCCTTCTTTGATAAACTGTTAATTAAGAGTATAAGACGCTTTAAAAGAtccattttattttgaattcatcacTATCAAATGTCTGAAATCCCGACACATACTCCGAGAATTCAGAATTTTAACGCACAACTCTGggtttgaaaagtttgaaaatactaCTCCAGCCAGAATGCGCCCAACTCATCTCCTGACTCAACAATCCCAGACAAATCAAATCagccccccccccaaaaaaaatgcCAGAAATAGTTTAAATAACTCCATCTACACCTTTATTGACCCGTTTCTCTCTGGGCCAACTTTTAAGCTCCCAAGTCTTTTCCCACTTTGcataaaaatttgcatttctTATTCTTGATTTACGTTTGGTTTGCAATGCGTGCAACTCAAACTCTGGCTTTTGTTAACGAAATATAAGTTAATGTATGCATATTCATATTCattacaataatactaaatacTATATAAAACCCCTAAAAACGGCCCCGAAATGgtcaatttctaaaaatatgcatataagccgaccctacaAATCACACAAGTGATCAAGTTCAAGCATGGTTCGAATTGGATTAGGTTAATGTCATTTCGTTTGAttgagtgcgatcagagttatgcgcgtATGAGCTGACCACTTAcaaaaagtaactttttttttgagtttcatgttaagtataaatataaatgataccACACGTAGGGTTGCCAGTTCTGGATACactttttttcgaatcgaatcgaatctgattccattaagcttttttttttcttattgcaCGCCTATGTTTGCtcaattggtgttatttggagtgccgcataaacgcattcggcaaATTTAAATGCCGCCGAAAACAAAGATAAACAAACAttcaatctttttatttttcggTAAATCGCTCTCTGTTACCAAgtcgcgtaaatctgattcgcaaaagatgcgattcgaatcgatccataaatccaaaagtggcatGCATCCCTAAGTCAACACGCAAGTACAAAGTAAAATTCCCTTCCCAAAAACTTCAAAACCGACCCCCCGCGGGAAGAAATTTTTCTCGGGTTCAGAAACTTTAACTTACTCTAATATAATATCCGTCTCTCAAGCCTCCAAATTTTTCTTGTCCAGCTGTGTCCCAgacatcaaaaataatttttccacgATTTGTATGAAAACTTAACGGATGGACTTCTACTCCGAGGGTTGCCACatatttcttttcaaactctCCAGTAAGATGTCGCTTGACGAACGTTGTCTtgcctaaaaaaaattttttcaataaattatttaacATATGGAAATtcacaacaataaaaaaaattgcaatttataGTGGGAAATTGAACCCCTACCCATTACCAAAGAAggcaaaacaaataaaacaccCATTACCAAAGAAggcaaaacaaataaaacctaaTACACACAgaacacattttaaaataatatttttgaatcttgggcgctcctgtagtatgtgcaccaagatggcagacaccggaacgtagtatgtgtaccaggttagggttaggccataattcttttccaattttagttttattacgagtttgggaagttccgtagtatttgtacctgaaattatggcctaaccctaacctggtacacatactacattccggtgtccgccatcttggttcccatACTACGGgaacgggagtaccgaatattgACTGTATTCTATGTGGAATGTGGCATACACACGTTTCGGCCCATGAGGCTGAAGATATGACATCAACAAAGCGAGAGGCCCGATCGCTGTGAATAAATATTCCGCTATAGTAAAAATGTACTTTTTGCTTTCTTTAGTTTCGCTTTACTGCTGAATTACCCGGCGTCCAATCCATATACGTTTTCTACCGTATTTACACGTTAAAAATCAAGCCCGAGTTGTTTTGTttgcattgaaatttttaaGTTTGCCTCTACTTTCGTTGagtaaaattacaaataatttaACATATATTAATAACGAAATGCTTCATtcccattaaaaaaatatacaatcacTGCATCAAGCCTCGCGCATTGTTGACAAACGTATCACTGCACTCGGGCCAGGTCATTAAATTACCGGTAGTTCATATTCAACAATtccattgttatttttttggTTTGGCTGTAAGCTTCCTCACTTAGACAATGATTTTCCAAATAAAGACTATTCCTAAAATCAAGAAAGATTCCAATCTTTCCACATATCCTCAGATATCGAggggaagtggtgactcctctatgGCCAATGGGCCGGGGCCCAGCCCATCGAataagttgtgtaaaaggactattcacttggctaacacagacagtccccgaactcaaaatagaactataatgtgaaaaacTTGAACGAAAATTTGTcccaaccttaacctggtacacatactactggacTATTTTGTTAAGACAATTGATATATACTGATGatgccgcggcccatagcttgatgggccacggcccacgtggcccaattagatgggccgtggccccggcccatgggctgTAGAGGAGTCACTGTCCCTGTAGTAGATATCAGTGGCTCCCTGCCTGTAGAGGGCCGTGTTCATAGCAATAGACATGAAAGAGCATCATGAAAAGCTTTTCAATTGTTCATGCCAAGACATTCTGAGCCTTGAAGAATATAAGGAACTTAACTTCTCCCATGAAATCCGTAACagtcaaaaatcattttttcctGATCTTTCAACTTTGAAATGTATTTGATATCTGCGCAAACACGACAGCCTCCACAGCAGCTGAAGCGACCGGTCCCCTAAAACTGCATTTGCGCGAGTTCTATTTTTCAGGGAATAATAGTCAGcctaaaaatattcaaaatgtaagaaactttttttttatctacctATATGACTTACCTACACCTCCATCACCAACAAGTACCAATTTGAAACGAGGGATGTCGCTGTCTGCTTGTTGCTGTGCCATATTTTATGTTTTCCCAAACAAATTCTACCGTAATTGCCAAATTAACTAAGCAAAATATCTAATTTCTAaagaagaaatataaatttgtgaTCAGAAAACTGGTCAATATACAGTATAGCATGATTCTCCGATTCTATATtaaaagacatcaattataacagcGAGTGCAACCTCCCTCCTTTATGTGAGAGTAAACGCAATTTAGGTCACTTGGCGTCTGCACTCGTTGCGATTACTtaagattattattgagacaagcatggtgcGAACTAATGCACCTGCTGCATGCCAGATGTTTCAGAGACATATTGagtgttttattgaaccaaacgTTGGGACATTTTGGAATCTGCAAACTGTGCCCTACTGAGATATCCAAAGCGAATAGAATATTTGTATCAGGATTATGGTGTCTGGAAATTTACTTCCAGACAGTACgacacactatccaaattccgaGAATTTCCCTTCATTTGGTTcgataaaacaaacactctatgtgtctcacaaacaaGGAGCGTCTGGCACAAAGGTAGATGCATCATATCGCGCCATAGCTAAATTAATGTGGCcatcacatgaccaaaattgccgtttttttctaaaatctctCAAATGCCATGAAAGAAAAATTTCCTTCgttaaatcggattattttttcccgAGGACTTCAATGATGACGTATTTAGATTGCGCttctttgtagtattttgcgcaacttcgtTATACTGTATTTtcaccgatattgagggacaacaatgtccagacgtctcccaaaggggaggggtgtctgatcaccggtaaaatgggtttctctgaaacaaGACAATGTCGCTCAatctgtatagtgtgccgtactgccaGACAGTGGGTTAAGAAAAGATTTGACAGCctgtaaaaaatttgaaatcaactCCGAAATCCTAGAAAATTGAGATTTGAAGACAAAAACTGCACAGAGCGCTTGGCAAACTTTGTTCTTAGTTTTCTGTTGGAAATGCAGCCATTTTCCATCTACATTGAAAGTCGGTAATAGAGACTTGGACTTTCAAATTTGAGAAATTAGGAAGTCTGCTCAGTCTCGAGTACATCAGACTTCACGGCCCTGACTTGAAGAAAATGAACATTCTAAGGATAGCTCCACATTAAAAGGCAATAAATATAACAGTGAGTGCAAGCCCCTCCAGTcttcaagtgcagttttaagcaTTTCTCGGCGTCTGGAGCTGCCGCAAACCATAGCGGTATTTCCAAACCACGGCCACTATGGCCAAACTCACGGCGACCaactgccacaaaccaatggcgagctgccgttaccgcggctgCAAATTGAAAACCACGGCAGGTCGGCCGTTAGTTATATACACCTGAATGGTTAGGACAAGGCTGCCCTGATGGTGACTTATATTGcgtaagttggaacattttttatAGATACAGTTTAGATGTATTTGGGGtttaggtttcaggtttaagtagatatattTTCGCATGATAAACGTaaatctggtacatgactttgtgaatataccgatAATACTGTGATAGCGCCATAAACCATGGCAAGAGTCgtcgcggttcgttcgtggcaggagctgtcaagaagtggtaagaactgcgactCCCAGTCTGGATGTCCATA containing:
- the LOC120330931 gene encoding GTP-binding nuclear protein Ran-like, with protein sequence MAQQQADSDIPRFKLVLVGDGGVGKTTFVKRHLTGEFEKKYVATLGVEVHPLSFHTNRGKIIFDVWDTAGQEKFGGLRDGYYIRGQCAIIMFDVTSRITYKNVPNWHRDLVRVCENIPIVMVGNKVDIKDRKVKAKAIVFHRKKNLQYYDVSAKSNYNFEKPFLWLARKLCGDANLEFAEMPALQPPEVSVDQEMIKKWDAELAQAANAPLPEEEDD